One window from the genome of bacterium encodes:
- a CDS encoding aminoglycoside phosphotransferase family protein: protein MLPKLTDDQIKSVFTNVGLGTPNTIKKLSVGFSNDVYSVDDKYIFKAIRNEEDTSYLKKEIHLCNLFKERLPAPVVVHSDTAKAALDRAYVIYEKIQGDNLYMRWHEYSTEERKAIVEQICSYLKVINTEPFKDFTDAFNIDTKTSWHERIATKIQEHKLKALSVNAISSEQAERVDEYVRTSLVALDESVMALTYFDVHFDNFIVRDKKIVGMLDFERTDFYSIDFVLDIVRRMVNEPTKYASEEAEPLIKAEDYASLMEQYKEYYPQLFDFENLEARLKLYSIDHDLDQLHTWPESASLKESLARNTQ from the coding sequence ATGCTTCCCAAGCTTACAGACGACCAAATTAAAAGTGTTTTTACTAACGTTGGCCTCGGCACTCCGAACACCATCAAAAAACTCAGTGTCGGCTTCTCAAACGATGTGTATTCCGTAGACGATAAATACATTTTTAAGGCCATTAGGAACGAAGAAGACACGTCGTATCTAAAGAAGGAAATCCACCTTTGCAATTTGTTTAAGGAGAGGCTGCCCGCACCAGTAGTCGTGCATTCCGATACCGCTAAAGCCGCCCTTGATAGGGCGTATGTCATATACGAGAAGATTCAAGGAGATAACCTTTATATGCGGTGGCACGAATATTCCACCGAGGAGCGAAAGGCGATAGTCGAACAGATTTGCTCCTATCTTAAAGTCATTAACACTGAGCCTTTTAAAGATTTTACTGACGCTTTCAATATTGATACCAAAACTTCATGGCACGAACGGATAGCTACGAAAATACAAGAACATAAACTGAAAGCCCTTTCTGTTAATGCTATTTCGTCTGAACAGGCGGAGCGAGTAGATGAGTATGTGAGGACTAGTTTAGTAGCACTCGATGAGTCCGTTATGGCACTGACTTACTTTGATGTTCACTTCGATAATTTTATCGTTCGAGACAAAAAGATAGTCGGAATGCTCGATTTTGAGAGGACGGATTTTTACTCGATAGATTTCGTATTGGATATCGTGCGACGCATGGTCAACGAGCCGACTAAATACGCTTCCGAAGAAGCCGAACCGCTCATCAAGGCAGAGGATTATGCGAGTTTGATGGAACAGTACAAAGAGTATTATCCTCAACTCTTTGACTTTGAAAATCTTGAAGCGCGCCTCAAGCTATACTCAATAGACCACGACCTAGACCAACTCCATACGTGGCCTGAATCAGCGAGCCTTAAAGAGAGCTTGGCGAGGAATACTCAGTAG
- the rnpA gene encoding ribonuclease P protein component, whose amino-acid sequence MFPREKRVSREDFPKLLASRTRLFSPHFSATLSETSAGVAAVVSKKVEKTSVGRHRLKRRILGVLASYNTLPALGIIVFAKAGAAALSSKELREELRELFRKV is encoded by the coding sequence ATGTTTCCGCGCGAAAAGCGCGTTTCCCGCGAGGATTTCCCGAAGCTTCTTGCTTCGCGCACGAGGCTTTTCTCCCCCCACTTCTCCGCTACCCTCTCCGAAACCTCCGCAGGGGTCGCGGCCGTGGTGTCGAAGAAGGTTGAGAAGACGTCGGTCGGAAGACACAGGCTAAAACGCCGGATTCTGGGCGTTTTAGCGTCGTATAACACGCTTCCGGCGCTCGGGATCATCGTATTTGCGAAAGCCGGAGCCGCAGCCCTTAGCTCAAAAGAGCTTCGGGAAGAGCTCCGGGAGCTTTTCAGAAAAGTGTAG
- a CDS encoding fibronectin type III domain-containing protein — MKYLPILAFIVIAFFSPNVAAAESYATYPDLKSCVSACGGKEENCALIKGLPGKTADSYQCTVPVTTQTPAPSPTPTPPSSAKGSSFVPLAAVPGLTDVNPNNLAEFFNGLYKFCIGAAAVLAILMITLGGFKVMSGDSITAHSEGRDQIGGAIIGLVLVLAPFLVFSIINPDILSLKINTYELQPTNSSNTGGGTGSPDGTQVGGGNTGGDGDGTGTVGDTAPQSLTVTAQTLTSVTLTWKAPPSGTAPAAYDVYDNGTLAQSVAGTTATVSKLAAGSDHSFTVKARDASGVSSSASNAVSVKIGAAGYYVFTWWHWYDDEAIVSNDKSRALMSCWVYGGGTHLGASANWIKTPDTTEESPRTPVDTKSFCAKRLQEAQQSAAKNVSAYPGYKANVYDLKCDFTSADVDEIVPASAAPGKVCDS; from the coding sequence ATGAAATATCTTCCTATCCTCGCTTTTATTGTCATAGCATTCTTTTCCCCGAACGTAGCCGCTGCGGAAAGCTATGCGACCTATCCGGATCTCAAGTCCTGCGTCAGCGCATGCGGCGGCAAGGAGGAGAACTGCGCTCTCATCAAGGGTCTTCCCGGGAAAACGGCTGATTCGTATCAATGTACTGTTCCGGTAACGACACAGACTCCGGCTCCCTCCCCAACACCTACACCCCCATCTTCAGCAAAAGGAAGCTCTTTCGTACCGCTTGCGGCGGTTCCGGGGCTTACGGACGTAAACCCGAATAACCTTGCCGAATTCTTCAACGGCCTCTACAAGTTCTGCATCGGCGCCGCAGCGGTTCTCGCCATCCTCATGATCACGCTTGGCGGTTTTAAGGTGATGAGCGGCGACAGTATTACGGCGCACTCGGAAGGCCGGGATCAGATCGGCGGAGCGATCATCGGGCTCGTGCTCGTCCTTGCTCCGTTTCTCGTATTTAGCATTATAAATCCGGATATTCTGAGCCTTAAAATAAATACGTATGAGTTGCAGCCGACCAATTCTTCAAACACAGGAGGAGGCACGGGAAGTCCGGACGGTACCCAGGTTGGAGGAGGCAATACGGGAGGGGACGGCGACGGGACCGGAACGGTGGGAGATACGGCACCGCAAAGTCTCACCGTCACGGCACAGACTCTTACCAGCGTGACCCTTACCTGGAAAGCCCCCCCGAGCGGCACGGCTCCTGCTGCATACGACGTGTATGACAATGGCACCCTCGCGCAATCCGTGGCAGGCACGACCGCCACCGTCTCCAAACTCGCGGCCGGTTCGGACCATTCCTTTACCGTCAAAGCGCGAGATGCTTCCGGCGTAAGTTCGTCGGCGTCGAACGCCGTATCGGTCAAAATCGGCGCGGCAGGATACTACGTTTTCACCTGGTGGCACTGGTATGACGATGAGGCAATCGTTTCAAACGATAAGTCGAGGGCCTTAATGAGCTGCTGGGTGTACGGCGGCGGAACCCACCTCGGTGCGAGCGCCAACTGGATAAAAACACCCGACACCACCGAGGAATCTCCTCGTACCCCGGTTGACACAAAATCCTTTTGCGCGAAACGTCTTCAGGAGGCGCAGCAGTCCGCGGCTAAGAATGTTTCCGCTTATCCTGGATACAAGGCGAACGTGTACGACCTCAAATGCGATTTCACGAGCGCGGATGTCGATGAGATCGTCCCTGCGTCCGCGGCACCAGGCAAGGTGTGCGATTCCTGA
- a CDS encoding YidC/Oxa1 family membrane protein insertase, protein MISSLFHTFFYDPIYNLLVFLVSVVPHGDVGLAVIGVTILVRLVLLPFSLSASRTQRAMKVLEPKLKEIKEQYKDDKQEQAAKTMELYKTERVNPFASIVTLLIQMPVLFALYFVFLHEPFPQLNAHLLYTATPVPETISLLFLGIVSVLGHSIVLAVIAAAAQYYQVILAVPKPTPKIKGEVLSTQEEFTRMMGLYMRVIIPVLIGVVAYTTSGAVALYFITGAVVSILQELYIKRQFDAKPVAL, encoded by the coding sequence ATGATCTCAAGCCTTTTCCACACGTTCTTCTACGACCCGATCTACAACCTCCTGGTATTTCTCGTATCCGTCGTCCCGCACGGGGACGTCGGTCTCGCGGTCATCGGCGTTACCATACTCGTCCGACTCGTACTCCTTCCCTTCTCGCTTTCCGCCTCGAGAACCCAGCGCGCGATGAAGGTGCTTGAGCCGAAACTCAAGGAAATCAAGGAACAATACAAGGACGACAAGCAGGAGCAGGCCGCGAAGACGATGGAACTTTATAAGACCGAGCGGGTAAACCCGTTCGCGAGCATCGTGACACTCCTTATACAAATGCCGGTCCTCTTCGCGCTCTATTTCGTTTTCCTCCACGAGCCGTTTCCGCAGCTAAATGCGCACCTTCTCTATACGGCGACTCCCGTTCCGGAAACGATCTCGCTTCTTTTTCTTGGGATCGTAAGCGTCCTGGGGCATAGCATCGTGCTCGCGGTTATCGCCGCCGCCGCCCAGTACTATCAGGTCATCCTTGCGGTGCCGAAGCCCACTCCCAAGATAAAGGGTGAAGTTCTCAGTACCCAGGAGGAATTCACCCGGATGATGGGCCTCTATATGCGCGTCATCATTCCCGTGCTCATCGGCGTCGTGGCATACACGACCTCAGGCGCAGTCGCCCTCTATTTCATCACCGGCGCGGTCGTAAGTATTCTCCAGGAGCTGTATATAAAGCGCCAGTTCGACGCGAAGCCGGTCGCCCTATAA
- a CDS encoding thrombospondin type 3 repeat-containing protein yields the protein MTNKTKQWSTPVALAIALVMVFAAYLIPQWPHLFKASNAEAGTTDDLLKAIAVKDSDGDGLPDWEESLYGTDPDKTDTGGRGMTDAQAVAQGLIVPKAPIPASSVASSTIAKNIPGKAPAPGSLTEQFAQAFFAQYVAAHQGAPLSADDMATFVASALSELERAVPQQDAFTLGQMNVSGSGPEAMRTYAAAAENTLAGYTAPSKKSELLYLGDAISGSDTKALDMIGKIAETYTGGAHALSSVPVPEELATKHLALANALANMGTVTQQLAALDRDPLLTSLGLAKYPDDVIAMRNAFVAMAQTFKDAGVVVPAGEPGSQFLSISPVNGY from the coding sequence GTGACTAACAAAACGAAACAATGGAGCACGCCAGTTGCGCTCGCCATTGCCCTGGTAATGGTGTTTGCGGCGTACCTCATCCCGCAGTGGCCGCATCTTTTCAAAGCGTCGAACGCGGAGGCCGGGACGACCGACGATCTCCTCAAGGCCATAGCCGTAAAAGACTCCGACGGCGACGGCCTCCCGGACTGGGAAGAGTCGCTCTACGGTACGGATCCGGATAAGACCGACACCGGCGGGCGGGGCATGACGGACGCGCAAGCAGTCGCGCAGGGACTTATCGTGCCGAAGGCGCCGATACCGGCATCCTCGGTTGCTTCCTCGACCATAGCAAAAAACATTCCGGGGAAAGCGCCAGCTCCCGGCTCCCTCACCGAGCAGTTCGCCCAGGCATTCTTCGCGCAATACGTCGCGGCGCATCAGGGAGCGCCTCTTTCCGCGGACGATATGGCAACGTTCGTCGCGAGCGCGCTTTCGGAATTGGAGCGCGCGGTGCCGCAACAGGATGCATTTACGCTCGGGCAAATGAACGTATCGGGAAGCGGCCCGGAAGCAATGCGGACTTACGCGGCCGCTGCTGAAAATACGCTTGCCGGATATACAGCCCCTTCAAAAAAGAGCGAGCTCCTCTATCTCGGAGACGCGATAAGTGGAAGCGACACAAAGGCGCTCGACATGATAGGGAAGATCGCCGAGACCTATACCGGGGGAGCACATGCCCTCAGCAGCGTGCCGGTACCCGAGGAACTCGCGACGAAACATCTCGCGCTCGCGAACGCGCTCGCGAACATGGGCACAGTGACACAACAGCTCGCTGCGCTTGATCGCGATCCGCTCCTGACTTCGCTCGGGCTTGCCAAGTATCCTGACGACGTCATCGCGATGCGCAACGCGTTCGTCGCGATGGCACAGACATTCAAGGATGCGGGAGTGGTCGTCCCCGCAGGAGAGCCCGGATCACAGTTTCTCAGCATTTCGCCCGTTAACGGCTATTAA
- a CDS encoding VOC family protein, whose amino-acid sequence MATINPWINFNGNAEEAFMFYKSVFGGEFTKIIRLKDLASSEFPVADADAEKIMLIALPIGKNSVLMANDVPSFMGRVSENENRSKISVSTESKEEAEAIFEGLSAGGQVEAPLGESAWGTYFGMFRDKYGIEWIVEFRFE is encoded by the coding sequence ATGGCAACAATAAATCCCTGGATTAACTTCAACGGCAATGCCGAAGAAGCCTTTATGTTTTACAAATCAGTATTTGGCGGTGAGTTTACAAAGATTATCCGTTTGAAAGATCTTGCGAGTTCCGAGTTTCCCGTAGCGGACGCGGATGCGGAGAAAATCATGCTCATCGCCCTGCCGATTGGCAAGAACAGCGTATTGATGGCAAATGACGTACCCTCATTTATGGGTAGGGTGAGTGAAAATGAAAACCGAAGTAAAATCTCGGTCAGTACAGAGAGCAAGGAGGAAGCGGAGGCTATATTTGAAGGCCTCTCGGCAGGAGGGCAAGTCGAAGCGCCGCTCGGTGAGAGTGCGTGGGGAACCTATTTTGGCATGTTCAGGGACAAATATGGCATCGAGTGGATAGTGGAGTTTCGATTTGAATAA
- a CDS encoding DUF87 domain-containing protein, translated as MALLDFLNKKQQQTPEVIPVLPKDIYRKGALDLVDTIAPAALKISARELELGEKFARSFYTISYPSTLSDSWLSPIVNLDKPFDIALYIHPVETEAALRQFQKKVAEIQSQISEREDKGLVRDPLLDTSYQNLETLRDSLQRAEEKLFEVGLYMTLYADSKDELDKTENEVTGRLNSVLVYTKPALFQQEQGFRSALPLGTDELLVNTKLDTPPLSSFFPFVSFDLTSDRGILFGINRHNSSLILFDRFSLENYNSVVFAKSGSGKSYATKLEILRSLMFDTDVIVIDPEREYEQLAEATDGRSFNISLSSEHHINPFDLPPVKEDENPRDILRSNTITLVGLFRIMLGGLTPEEDALIDRAIGETYALKDITGDSDFTGQEPPLLTDFEQVLSGLEGSESLVQRLSKYTHGTWAGFLNQPTNVDIKKQFIVFSVRDMEDELKPIAMYIITHFIWNAIRHELRKRLLVIDEAWWMMKSEDTASFLYSLAKRGRKYYLGVATITQDVEDFLRSPYGRPILNNSSIQLLLKQSPTSIDVLKETFNLTDEEKYLLLESGVGEGLFFAGLKHVAIKVVASYTEDQIITSDPSQLLSIKREKDRLEGGRAS; from the coding sequence ATGGCACTTCTCGACTTCTTAAACAAAAAACAGCAGCAGACCCCGGAGGTGATCCCGGTGCTGCCGAAAGACATTTACCGGAAGGGCGCGCTCGATCTCGTCGACACCATCGCGCCCGCGGCGCTTAAGATCAGCGCGCGGGAACTCGAGCTTGGCGAGAAATTCGCGCGATCGTTCTATACCATAAGCTATCCGAGCACGCTTTCGGATTCCTGGCTTTCGCCGATCGTGAACCTCGACAAACCTTTCGACATCGCGCTCTACATACACCCGGTCGAGACCGAAGCGGCGCTCAGGCAGTTCCAGAAAAAGGTGGCGGAAATACAAAGCCAGATATCGGAGCGCGAAGACAAGGGACTGGTGCGCGATCCGCTCCTCGATACGTCATACCAGAACCTTGAGACTCTCCGCGACAGCCTGCAGCGGGCGGAGGAGAAGCTGTTCGAAGTCGGCCTCTACATGACGCTCTACGCCGACTCGAAGGACGAGCTTGATAAGACCGAAAACGAGGTGACCGGACGGCTCAATTCGGTATTGGTCTACACCAAGCCCGCGCTCTTCCAGCAGGAGCAGGGGTTCCGCAGCGCGCTTCCCCTTGGCACCGACGAGCTGCTCGTCAATACCAAGCTCGATACGCCGCCGCTTTCGAGTTTTTTCCCGTTCGTCTCCTTCGACCTTACGAGCGACCGGGGCATACTCTTCGGCATCAACCGCCACAATTCCTCGCTCATCCTTTTCGACCGTTTCTCGCTTGAGAATTACAACTCGGTCGTCTTCGCGAAGTCGGGCTCGGGGAAATCCTATGCCACCAAGCTCGAGATACTTCGTTCCCTCATGTTCGACACCGACGTGATCGTGATCGACCCGGAGCGGGAATACGAGCAGCTCGCGGAAGCGACGGACGGCAGGTCGTTCAACATCTCGCTCTCGAGCGAGCATCACATCAATCCGTTCGACCTGCCGCCGGTAAAGGAGGACGAAAACCCGCGGGATATCCTGCGTTCGAACACGATTACGCTCGTCGGTCTCTTCCGCATCATGCTCGGCGGCCTCACGCCCGAGGAAGACGCGCTTATCGACCGGGCGATCGGGGAGACGTACGCCCTCAAAGACATCACGGGCGACAGCGACTTCACCGGCCAGGAGCCGCCGCTTCTCACCGACTTCGAGCAGGTACTGTCGGGCCTTGAGGGCAGCGAATCCCTCGTGCAGCGGCTTTCGAAGTACACGCACGGCACGTGGGCGGGGTTTCTCAACCAGCCGACGAACGTCGACATCAAGAAGCAATTCATCGTGTTCTCGGTCCGCGACATGGAGGACGAACTCAAGCCGATCGCGATGTATATCATCACGCACTTCATCTGGAACGCGATCCGGCACGAACTCCGGAAGCGCCTCCTCGTGATCGACGAGGCGTGGTGGATGATGAAGTCCGAGGATACGGCCTCCTTCCTCTACTCCCTCGCCAAGCGCGGACGCAAATACTATCTCGGCGTCGCGACCATCACGCAGGACGTGGAAGACTTCCTCCGTTCCCCCTACGGCCGCCCTATCCTCAACAACTCCTCGATCCAGCTGCTCCTCAAGCAATCGCCGACTTCGATCGACGTTCTCAAGGAAACCTTCAACCTCACGGACGAGGAGAAATACCTGCTTCTCGAGTCGGGAGTGGGGGAGGGGCTTTTCTTCGCGGGCCTCAAGCACGTCGCGATAAAGGTCGTCGCGTCGTATACCGAAGATCAGATCATCACGTCCGACCCCTCGCAGCTCCTTTCGATCAAGCGCGAGAAGGACCGGCTTGAGGGAGGGAGGGCGTCATGA
- the rpmH gene encoding 50S ribosomal protein L34, which yields MSTKRTYQPKKRKRARAHGYRARAKTPGGRRVLKRRMQKGRKKLTVSKPRLV from the coding sequence ATGTCCACCAAGCGAACCTATCAGCCGAAAAAGCGAAAGCGCGCCCGCGCGCACGGATACCGCGCCCGCGCGAAGACCCCGGGCGGCCGCCGCGTCCTCAAGCGCCGCATGCAGAAGGGCCGCAAGAAGCTCACGGTCTCGAAGCCGCGCCTCGTCTAG
- the rsmA gene encoding 16S rRNA (adenine(1518)-N(6)/adenine(1519)-N(6))-dimethyltransferase RsmA has translation MRAKKSLGQHFLMHASIAARIADAAGIGPKDTVLEIGPGTGLLTRELLSRAGHVVAVETDKELIPILRETFAAEIGLGKLELIHEDIRAFDTAAFPKRYLLVANIPYYISGEILRRFLTDAHQPASMTLLVQKEVAVRIARSKKESLLSLSVKAYGEPKYRFTVPKGAFVPAPAVDSAVLTIENIGRANFKNTAQEESFFSAIRAGFAHKRKLLARNLEAIAAPEAIQHAFLAAEVPEKARAEDLGLSTWLLLASAMHTP, from the coding sequence ATGCGCGCGAAGAAATCGCTCGGCCAGCACTTTCTCATGCACGCCTCGATTGCCGCACGCATCGCGGATGCCGCGGGCATCGGCCCCAAAGACACCGTACTTGAAATCGGTCCCGGAACCGGGCTTCTCACGCGGGAACTCCTCTCGCGCGCCGGGCATGTGGTCGCCGTCGAGACCGATAAGGAGCTTATTCCCATACTCCGGGAAACCTTCGCCGCGGAGATTGGCTTAGGAAAGCTCGAGCTTATCCATGAGGACATCCGCGCGTTCGACACGGCAGCGTTCCCGAAGCGCTATCTCCTCGTGGCGAATATTCCGTACTACATAAGCGGCGAGATCCTGCGCCGGTTCCTTACCGACGCGCACCAGCCCGCCTCGATGACGCTTCTGGTGCAGAAGGAGGTGGCCGTTCGTATCGCCAGAAGCAAGAAGGAGAGCCTGCTTTCGCTTTCGGTGAAGGCGTACGGCGAGCCGAAATACCGCTTTACGGTCCCCAAAGGCGCGTTCGTGCCCGCTCCGGCCGTAGACTCGGCCGTGCTCACCATAGAAAACATCGGCCGTGCTAATTTCAAGAATACGGCCCAGGAAGAGTCCTTTTTCTCGGCTATCCGTGCCGGATTCGCCCATAAAAGGAAGCTTTTGGCGCGAAATTTGGAGGCAATCGCCGCACCGGAAGCGATCCAACATGCGTTTCTTGCGGCGGAAGTTCCGGAGAAGGCGCGCGCGGAAGATTTGGGTCTTTCCACATGGCTTCTCCTCGCCAGCGCTATGCACACACCATGA
- a CDS encoding PrgI family protein, giving the protein MEYPVPQFIEVEDKIVGPLTLKQFIYIAGGGGLCAIIILSLPLVLAIILCIPVVALAGALAFYKVNGKSFVELIEAAIGFYGGGKLFLWRHSDPTQSEAAATTAAAAARAKAEEVRPSALPKLSQSKLRDLAWSLDVQDRKDES; this is encoded by the coding sequence ATGGAGTATCCGGTACCCCAATTCATCGAAGTGGAGGACAAGATCGTGGGCCCGCTCACGCTCAAGCAGTTCATTTATATCGCGGGCGGCGGCGGCCTCTGCGCCATCATTATCCTCTCCCTGCCGCTCGTCCTCGCCATCATCCTCTGCATTCCCGTAGTTGCGCTCGCGGGAGCGCTCGCATTCTATAAAGTGAACGGCAAGTCATTCGTCGAGCTTATCGAGGCGGCGATCGGCTTCTACGGAGGAGGAAAGCTCTTCCTGTGGCGGCATTCCGACCCGACCCAGAGCGAGGCGGCCGCGACGACTGCCGCCGCGGCCGCCCGCGCCAAGGCCGAGGAAGTACGGCCGTCGGCGCTTCCGAAACTCTCGCAAAGCAAGCTCCGGGACCTTGCCTGGTCGCTTGACGTCCAGGACAGGAAGGATGAATCCTGA
- the dnaA gene encoding chromosomal replication initiator protein DnaA: MNRTDPRELWEHVLTQVELSVSPANFKTWFGASHIVKIEDGIVQVGVPSPFFRDWYLKHFNALLLKIIRGVSYEFRNIEYAIVKDERRKPAREQKTDRQTVSMPLDDFYINKSDNLNPRYTFDSFVIGSFNELAYSAAQAVIQRPGIMYNPLFIYGDTGRGKTHLIQSIGNQFKKLYPTRKVFYLTSEKFCVEYSDSLQAGNPNRFKDKYRQYDLLIMDDVQFLAKKEKYQEELFHLFNTLHDNNKQIIFSSDRAPAAIPDIAERLRSRFSSGMAVDIGEPDTESRVAIIRRKAASHGVTLADEVAEYIALSVPGSIRELEGVVNSVVCHTQVKGVPPDIAEIRQSLRSFARPSKTVSVKHIVSKVAEFYGIGEESIYEKTRRREVVRPRQVIMYLLREDFSISYPTIGSKLGGRDHTTVIHSCEKVKREIIDNSDLAKEIQDIRTMLV, from the coding sequence ATGAACCGTACCGATCCGAGAGAGCTCTGGGAACACGTGCTGACGCAGGTAGAGCTCTCCGTTTCCCCGGCTAATTTCAAGACCTGGTTCGGCGCGAGCCATATCGTGAAGATAGAGGACGGGATCGTGCAGGTAGGCGTCCCGAGCCCCTTCTTCCGCGACTGGTATCTGAAGCATTTCAACGCCCTTCTCCTCAAGATCATCCGGGGCGTCTCCTACGAGTTCCGCAATATCGAGTACGCGATCGTGAAAGACGAGCGCCGGAAGCCCGCCAGGGAGCAGAAAACCGACCGCCAGACCGTCTCGATGCCGCTTGACGACTTCTATATCAACAAAAGCGACAACCTGAACCCCCGCTACACCTTCGATTCGTTCGTCATCGGCTCCTTCAACGAGCTTGCCTATAGCGCCGCGCAGGCGGTGATACAGCGCCCGGGGATCATGTACAACCCGCTCTTCATCTATGGCGACACCGGGCGGGGGAAGACCCACCTCATCCAGTCGATCGGCAACCAATTCAAGAAGCTCTATCCGACCCGCAAGGTCTTCTATCTCACTTCGGAGAAGTTCTGCGTCGAATACAGCGACTCGCTCCAGGCGGGCAATCCGAACCGTTTCAAGGACAAGTACCGCCAGTACGATCTCCTCATCATGGACGACGTACAGTTCCTTGCGAAGAAGGAAAAATATCAGGAGGAACTCTTCCACCTCTTCAATACCCTCCACGACAACAACAAGCAGATCATCTTCTCCTCGGACCGCGCTCCCGCGGCTATCCCCGACATCGCGGAGCGGCTCAGGAGCCGCTTCTCAAGCGGCATGGCGGTCGATATCGGGGAACCCGACACCGAGTCGAGGGTTGCGATCATCCGGCGCAAGGCCGCGTCCCACGGGGTTACGCTCGCGGACGAGGTCGCGGAGTATATCGCGCTCTCGGTCCCGGGGTCTATCAGGGAGCTCGAAGGAGTCGTGAACAGCGTCGTCTGCCACACGCAGGTGAAAGGGGTGCCGCCGGACATCGCCGAGATACGGCAGTCGCTCCGGTCCTTCGCGAGACCGTCAAAGACGGTCTCGGTGAAGCATATCGTCTCGAAGGTCGCCGAATTCTACGGCATCGGCGAGGAAAGCATCTATGAGAAGACCCGCAGGAGGGAAGTGGTGCGGCCGCGGCAGGTGATCATGTACCTCCTTCGCGAGGACTTCAGCATCTCGTATCCGACCATCGGCTCGAAGCTCGGGGGGCGCGACCATACCACCGTCATCCACTCCTGCGAGAAGGTGAAGCGTGAAATCATCGACAACAGCGACCTCGCGAAGGAGATCCAGGACATCCGTACCATGTTGGTATAA